A genomic segment from Candidatus Paceibacterota bacterium encodes:
- a CDS encoding cytochrome c — translation MKKLMIASVALLVAGALSARAADAKANWVANCRVCHGLDGKGKTKMGEKAGAKDYTDAKVQEGMKDDNMFKAIKEGVKEGGRTKMKGFGDTLSDDEIKALVKYVRDFKK, via the coding sequence ATGAAGAAGCTGATGATAGCCAGCGTGGCGCTCCTGGTTGCGGGTGCCCTATCGGCCCGCGCGGCGGACGCCAAAGCGAACTGGGTCGCGAACTGCAGAGTATGTCACGGGTTGGACGGCAAGGGTAAGACCAAGATGGGCGAGAAAGCCGGGGCCAAAGACTACACGGATGCCAAGGTGCAGGAAGGCATGAAAGATGACAACATGTTCAAGGCTATCAAGGAAGGTGTGAAAGAAGGCGGCAGGACCAAGATGAAGGGCTTTGGCGACACGCTGAGCGACGACGAGATCAAGGCGTTGGTAAAGTACGTGCGTGACTTCAAGAAGTAG
- a CDS encoding cytochrome c — MKTVISFVIALLAIPALSVYAADAKATYDKECAKCHGADGKGQTKMGKKSGAKDYTDAKVQAELKDDAAFKAIKEGYKDKSGKEIMQPAEGLSDEEIKGLVAYMRKFKK, encoded by the coding sequence ATGAAGACAGTAATATCATTCGTAATCGCCCTGTTGGCGATTCCGGCATTGTCCGTATACGCGGCCGACGCCAAGGCTACTTACGATAAGGAGTGCGCCAAGTGCCACGGGGCGGACGGCAAGGGCCAAACCAAGATGGGCAAGAAGTCGGGAGCCAAGGACTACACCGATGCCAAGGTGCAGGCCGAACTCAAAGACGACGCGGCCTTCAAAGCAATCAAGGAGGGCTACAAAGACAAGAGCGGCAAGGAGATCATGCAGCCCGCCGAAGGCCTGTCGGACGAGGAGATCAAGGGTCTCGTCGCCTACATGAGAAAGTTCAAGAAGTAG